A stretch of the Thermus thermophilus genome encodes the following:
- a CDS encoding ABC transporter ATP-binding protein, which yields MSFLEFRRLSVAFGDYVAVEGVSLRVAEGEFVSLVGPTGCGKSTLLNVAAGLLSPSEGEVWVAGRPLKGLNPLAGYLFQQDAILPWKTALDNVALPLVFRGTPWGEARERARAWLAKVGLERFAQRFPHQLSGGQRKRVGLAQVLIAGPKLLLMDEPFSALDVQTRQLMENELLRLWQEDRKTVLFVTHDLEEAIALSDRVVVMAAGPRSRPIGDFPIPLPRPRDVAEVRLTPEFLRLHREIWELLRGEVMRAHAGA from the coding sequence ATGAGCTTCCTGGAGTTCCGCAGGCTGAGCGTGGCCTTCGGGGACTACGTGGCCGTGGAAGGCGTCTCCCTCCGGGTCGCCGAGGGGGAGTTCGTGAGCCTGGTGGGGCCCACGGGGTGCGGCAAGAGCACCCTCCTGAACGTAGCCGCGGGCCTCCTTTCCCCAAGCGAAGGGGAGGTGTGGGTGGCGGGGAGGCCCCTCAAGGGGCTCAACCCCCTGGCGGGCTACCTCTTCCAGCAGGACGCCATCCTCCCCTGGAAGACCGCCTTGGACAACGTGGCCCTGCCCCTGGTCTTCCGGGGCACCCCTTGGGGGGAGGCGCGGGAGCGGGCCCGGGCCTGGCTTGCCAAGGTGGGCCTGGAGCGCTTCGCCCAGCGCTTCCCCCACCAGCTCTCCGGGGGGCAGAGGAAGCGGGTGGGCCTCGCCCAGGTGCTCATCGCCGGCCCCAAGCTCCTCCTCATGGACGAGCCCTTCTCCGCCCTGGACGTGCAGACGCGGCAGCTTATGGAGAACGAGCTCCTAAGGCTTTGGCAGGAGGACCGGAAGACCGTCCTCTTCGTCACCCACGACCTGGAGGAGGCCATCGCCCTCTCCGACCGGGTGGTGGTGATGGCCGCGGGGCCCCGCTCCCGGCCCATCGGGGACTTCCCCATCCCCCTCCCGAGGCCGAGGGACGTGGCCGAGGTGCGGCTCACCCCGGAGTTTCTCCGGCTCCACCGGGAGATCTGGGAGCTTTTGCGAGGGGAGGTGATGCGGGCCCATGCGGGGGCTTAG
- a CDS encoding ABC transporter substrate-binding protein, giving the protein MKRIWIGLLLVLLAFGFAQKRVVLGVGGKTAVVYLPLTVVERLGYFKDEGLDVVIQDLQAGSRALQALVGGSVEVVMGFYDHTIQMQAQGRDIVAFVQVGRYPAIVLGVRADLADQVRSVADLKGKKVGVTAPGSSTHFFLNYLLVKNGLKPTDVSVIGVSVGAQAVAAVQNKQVDAISNVEPAITLLEERGLLKVLADTRTTKGTREVLGGEYPAAVLYTTRAWLERNPDTAQRLVNAMVRGLRWMQGKSPEEIAQILPEEYFLGDRDLYLKVLRNSLESFSPTGRFSDTAPLRPLTVLSAFDPKVAQARIDLKRTYTNEFVNRALQNLR; this is encoded by the coding sequence ATGAAGCGGATCTGGATCGGGCTTTTGCTGGTGCTCTTGGCCTTCGGCTTCGCCCAGAAGCGGGTGGTCCTGGGCGTGGGCGGGAAGACCGCGGTGGTCTACCTGCCCCTCACCGTGGTGGAGCGCCTGGGCTACTTCAAGGACGAGGGCCTGGACGTGGTGATCCAGGACCTCCAGGCGGGCTCCCGCGCCCTCCAGGCCCTGGTGGGGGGGAGCGTGGAGGTGGTCATGGGCTTCTACGACCACACCATCCAGATGCAGGCCCAGGGCCGGGACATCGTGGCCTTCGTGCAGGTGGGGCGCTACCCCGCCATCGTGCTGGGGGTGCGGGCGGACCTGGCGGACCAGGTGAGGAGCGTGGCCGACCTGAAGGGGAAAAAGGTCGGGGTCACCGCCCCAGGGAGCTCCACCCACTTCTTCCTCAACTACCTCCTGGTCAAAAACGGCCTCAAGCCCACGGACGTCTCCGTCATCGGCGTTTCCGTGGGCGCCCAGGCGGTGGCCGCGGTGCAGAACAAGCAGGTGGACGCCATCTCCAACGTGGAGCCCGCCATCACCCTCCTGGAGGAACGGGGCCTCCTCAAGGTCCTGGCGGACACCCGCACCACCAAGGGCACCCGGGAGGTCCTGGGGGGCGAGTACCCGGCGGCGGTCCTCTACACCACCCGGGCCTGGCTGGAGAGGAACCCCGACACCGCCCAAAGGCTGGTGAACGCCATGGTGCGGGGCCTCCGCTGGATGCAGGGGAAAAGCCCCGAGGAGATCGCCCAGATCCTCCCCGAGGAGTACTTCCTGGGGGACCGGGACCTCTACCTGAAGGTGCTCCGCAACTCCCTGGAGTCCTTCTCCCCCACAGGGCGGTTCAGCGACACCGCGCCCTTAAGGCCCCTCACGGTCCTCTCGGCCTTTGACCCCAAGGTGGCCCAGGCCCGGATAGACCTCAAGCGCACCTACACCAACGAGTTCGTGAACCGGGCCCTGCAAAACCTCAGGTAA
- a CDS encoding peroxidase-related enzyme (This protein belongs to a clade of uncharacterized proteins related to peroxidases such as the alkylhydroperoxidase AhpD.) encodes MVISWLRVPEEGELSEEVRALFARFLEKTGFVPNVARAFALSPRFLLWFRYYDALMRGEGLLSREEKEAMAVAVSGENRCEYCVASHKRYLKDLTGDPILPEVLAANPRRAEMPPRMRALVEFALKVTHRHHEMTEEDLKPLREAGLSDEAILEAAEVAAMFNFTNRLLNSLGFKPNPEYYG; translated from the coding sequence ATGGTGATCTCCTGGCTCCGGGTGCCGGAGGAAGGGGAGCTTTCCGAAGAGGTGCGGGCGCTCTTCGCCCGCTTCCTTGAGAAGACGGGCTTCGTGCCCAACGTGGCCCGCGCCTTCGCCCTAAGCCCCCGCTTCCTCCTCTGGTTCCGCTACTACGACGCCCTGATGCGGGGGGAGGGCCTCCTGAGCCGGGAGGAAAAGGAGGCCATGGCGGTGGCCGTCAGCGGGGAGAACCGCTGCGAGTACTGCGTGGCGAGCCACAAGCGCTACCTGAAGGACCTCACCGGGGACCCCATCCTCCCCGAGGTCCTGGCGGCCAACCCCCGCCGGGCGGAGATGCCCCCGAGGATGCGGGCCCTGGTGGAGTTCGCCCTCAAGGTGACCCACCGCCACCACGAGATGACCGAGGAGGACCTGAAGCCCCTTAGGGAGGCGGGCCTCTCGGACGAGGCCATCCTCGAGGCCGCCGAGGTGGCCGCCATGTTCAACTTCACCAACCGGCTCCTCAACAGCCTCGGCTTCAAGCCCAACCCGGAGTACTACGGATGA
- a CDS encoding cyclase family protein — translation MCAPLVMEQVARSLSRRRFLASGLAALAGAALAQAQVPGKAFSRAVDLTHELTPEIPLFPGAEPMRITTLVTVRQNGYYGNRLDLWEHSGTHMDAPAHFVEGAPTAEKLPVGVLIAPLAVIHIHEKAAKDPDAQVTPDDLLAYERRYGRLPKGAFVAMHSGWEARWKDPKAFLNQDASGTLHFPGFSPEAAEFLVREREIVGLGVDTLSLDFGPSKDFKTHVTVLGAGKYGLENLANLAQVPPSGALIFVGGPKHQKASGGPVRAVAVW, via the coding sequence ATGTGCGCACCCCTGGTGATGGAGCAGGTGGCCCGCTCCCTTTCCCGCAGGCGCTTCCTGGCCTCGGGCCTCGCCGCGCTCGCGGGGGCGGCCTTGGCCCAGGCCCAGGTTCCCGGGAAGGCCTTCAGCCGCGCGGTGGACCTCACCCACGAGCTCACCCCGGAGATCCCCCTCTTCCCCGGGGCGGAGCCCATGCGCATCACCACCCTGGTCACGGTGCGGCAAAACGGCTACTACGGGAACCGCCTGGACCTCTGGGAGCACTCCGGCACCCACATGGACGCCCCCGCCCACTTCGTGGAGGGGGCCCCCACGGCGGAGAAGCTTCCCGTGGGCGTCCTCATCGCCCCCCTGGCGGTGATCCACATCCACGAGAAGGCGGCCAAGGACCCCGACGCCCAGGTGACGCCGGACGACCTCCTGGCCTACGAGAGGCGGTACGGCCGCCTGCCCAAGGGGGCCTTCGTGGCCATGCACTCCGGCTGGGAGGCCAGGTGGAAGGACCCCAAGGCCTTCCTCAACCAGGACGCCTCCGGCACCCTCCACTTCCCCGGCTTCTCCCCCGAGGCGGCGGAGTTTTTGGTGCGGGAGCGGGAGATCGTGGGCCTCGGGGTGGACACCCTCTCCCTGGACTTCGGCCCCTCCAAGGACTTCAAGACCCACGTCACCGTCCTCGGGGCGGGGAAGTACGGCCTGGAGAACCTGGCCAACCTGGCCCAGGTGCCCCCCTCCGGGGCCCTGATCTTCGTGGGCGGGCCCAAGCACCAGAAGGCCTCCGGCGGCCCGGTGCGGGCGGTGGCCGTATGGTGA
- a CDS encoding MBL fold metallo-hydrolase: protein MEVVPVYTGFPGRSHRGYLGLSGAYLVVGPRLLLYDTLGFGEREGLYARLEALGVSPLDVTGVVLSHLHFDHAANADLFPWAEVYVHEAELRHAERVAKDPRLDPACLAHLPKALSRLTAVLEGPLAAGLSLLRLPGHTPGLLGLAVKGVGVLVSDAVKSRFDLEGPPAPPCLDPEAALKSRERLWGFPRLFPGHDVPLRREGGRFLPEGEACLEVALPHGAKVTLKL from the coding sequence GTGGAGGTGGTCCCCGTCTACACCGGGTTTCCGGGCAGGAGCCACCGGGGCTACCTGGGGCTTTCCGGCGCCTACCTGGTGGTGGGGCCAAGGCTTCTCCTCTACGACACCCTGGGCTTCGGGGAGCGGGAGGGGCTGTACGCCCGCCTCGAGGCCCTGGGCGTCTCCCCCTTGGACGTGACAGGGGTGGTCCTGAGCCACCTCCACTTTGACCACGCGGCCAACGCCGACCTCTTCCCCTGGGCCGAGGTCTACGTCCACGAGGCGGAGCTCCGCCACGCCGAGCGGGTGGCCAAGGACCCCAGGCTGGACCCCGCCTGCCTCGCCCACCTGCCCAAGGCCCTTTCCCGGCTTACCGCCGTTCTGGAGGGGCCTTTGGCGGCGGGGCTTTCCCTGCTCCGCCTTCCCGGCCACACCCCGGGGCTTTTGGGTCTGGCCGTAAAGGGGGTAGGCGTCTTGGTAAGCGATGCCGTGAAGAGCCGCTTTGACCTCGAGGGCCCGCCGGCCCCTCCCTGCCTGGACCCGGAGGCGGCCCTCAAGAGCCGGGAGCGCCTTTGGGGCTTCCCCAGGCTCTTTCCGGGGCACGACGTCCCCTTGCGGCGCGAGGGGGGCCGCTTCCTTCCCGAGGGCGAGGCCTGCCTGGAGGTCGCCCTCCCCCACGGGGCCAAGGTGACGCTTAAACTTTGA
- the dctP gene encoding TRAP transporter substrate-binding protein DctP: MNTAQDLKGTRFRAYNPATARLAELLGMTPVQVEAADIPQAFATGIVEAMITSPVTGVDSQAWDFARYFYDLKAWIPKNMVVVGRRAFESLSPQDREALLQAARRAEERGWRLSQEQEEKAIQTLAARGMQVVKPSAALMADLKKVGQTMILEWQRQVGATGVQVYRRYLGR; encoded by the coding sequence GTGAACACCGCCCAGGACCTCAAGGGCACGCGCTTCCGCGCCTACAACCCCGCCACGGCCCGGCTGGCGGAGCTTTTGGGCATGACCCCGGTCCAGGTAGAGGCCGCCGACATCCCCCAGGCCTTCGCCACGGGCATCGTGGAGGCCATGATCACCTCCCCCGTCACCGGGGTGGACAGCCAGGCCTGGGACTTCGCCCGCTACTTCTACGACCTCAAGGCTTGGATTCCCAAGAACATGGTGGTGGTGGGGCGCCGGGCCTTTGAAAGCCTCTCCCCTCAGGACCGGGAAGCCCTCCTCCAGGCGGCCAGGCGGGCCGAGGAACGGGGCTGGCGCCTGAGCCAGGAGCAGGAGGAGAAGGCCATCCAGACCCTCGCCGCCCGGGGCATGCAGGTGGTCAAGCCCTCGGCCGCCCTCATGGCCGACCTCAAGAAGGTGGGCCAGACCATGATCCTGGAGTGGCAGCGGCAGGTGGGGGCCACGGGGGTCCAGGTCTACCGCCGCTACCTCGGGCGATGA
- a CDS encoding TRAP transporter large permease — translation MSLLEAGLLLVLGLFLLLALGVYVGLALLLVGLFGLAFLTSAPPGPNLATALWTSTSGFSLAALPLFVWMGEILYRSRLAQGLFQGLSPLLSRLPGGLLHVNVVASALFAAVIGSSAATTATVGRFTLPELLRRGYPKPLALGSLAGAGTLGFLIPPSVVMIVYGVMAEVSVARLFMAGVVPGVVLTLLFMLLLALLALARRGELPQEPPKPLGEALKSLLGVLPILFLILLVLGSIYLGVATPTEAAAIGVVGALFLAALNRELSLDTFRQSLLGAVRTTSMIGLILAGAGVLTLAMGFTGIPRALAAWAVEAGITPLLLILFLSLVYIVLGWFLDGISIVVLTISVILPVVKAIGVDPLWFGVYLVIMVELAQITPPVGFNLFVLQSLSGEDLFRIARYSLPFMGVLLLMVALLVAFPGLATWLPRTMTGG, via the coding sequence GTGAGCCTCCTCGAGGCGGGCCTCCTCCTGGTCCTCGGCCTCTTCCTGCTCCTCGCCCTCGGGGTCTACGTGGGCCTGGCCCTCCTTCTCGTGGGCCTCTTCGGTCTCGCCTTCCTCACCTCCGCCCCTCCGGGGCCCAACCTGGCCACCGCCCTTTGGACCAGCACCTCGGGCTTTAGCCTAGCCGCCCTGCCCCTCTTCGTCTGGATGGGGGAGATCCTCTACCGCTCCCGGCTGGCCCAGGGGCTTTTCCAAGGCTTAAGCCCCCTTCTCTCCCGCCTGCCCGGGGGGCTCCTCCACGTGAACGTGGTGGCCAGCGCCCTCTTCGCCGCGGTCATCGGCTCCTCGGCGGCCACCACCGCCACCGTGGGCCGCTTCACCCTGCCCGAACTCCTGCGCCGGGGTTACCCCAAGCCCTTGGCCCTGGGCTCCTTGGCGGGGGCGGGCACCTTGGGCTTCCTCATCCCCCCGAGCGTCGTCATGATCGTCTACGGGGTGATGGCCGAGGTCTCCGTGGCCCGGCTCTTCATGGCCGGGGTGGTGCCGGGGGTGGTCCTCACCCTGCTCTTCATGCTCCTCCTGGCCCTCCTCGCCCTGGCCCGCCGGGGCGAACTCCCCCAGGAACCCCCTAAGCCCCTCGGGGAGGCCTTGAAGAGCCTGTTGGGCGTCCTTCCCATCCTCTTCCTGATCCTCTTGGTCCTGGGCTCCATCTACCTGGGGGTGGCCACCCCCACGGAGGCGGCGGCCATCGGGGTGGTGGGGGCGCTTTTCCTCGCCGCCCTAAACCGGGAGCTTTCCCTGGACACCTTCCGCCAAAGCCTTCTCGGGGCGGTGCGCACCACGAGCATGATCGGCCTCATCCTGGCGGGGGCCGGGGTGCTCACCCTGGCCATGGGCTTCACCGGCATTCCCAGAGCCCTGGCCGCCTGGGCGGTGGAGGCGGGGATCACTCCCCTGCTCCTCATCCTTTTCCTAAGCCTGGTCTACATCGTCCTGGGCTGGTTCTTGGACGGCATCTCCATCGTGGTCCTCACCATCAGCGTCATCCTGCCCGTGGTCAAGGCCATCGGGGTGGACCCTCTGTGGTTCGGGGTGTACCTGGTCATCATGGTGGAGCTCGCCCAGATCACCCCGCCCGTGGGGTTCAACCTCTTCGTCCTCCAGTCCTTGAGCGGGGAAGACCTTTTCCGCATCGCCCGCTACAGCCTGCCCTTCATGGGCGTGCTCCTCCTCATGGTGGCCCTCCTGGTGGCCTTCCCGGGGCTCGCCACCTGGCTTCCCCGGACGATGACGGGAGGGTAG
- the fdhD gene encoding formate dehydrogenase accessory sulfurtransferase FdhD — translation MRGKARVRVARLEGGRWREVRDEVAVEAPLEIRLRYRDEVASLGVVLRTPGQDAELAAGLLYTEGLLQDPKEVLAIAPCAEGSLPLEAREGVIQVFLRHPLPPPPRRHLALTAACGACGREALPDPERLGLSPPPPLAVDPDLLLALPERLGEAQRLFRATGGLHAAALFDREGRLVALREDVGRHNALDKLIGWAFLRGKLPLHDHILLVSGRAGYELLVKAVAAGIPVFCAVSAPTSLAVALAQAYGLTLVGFLRPGRMNVYAGRERVGPPRGPA, via the coding sequence ATGAGGGGGAAGGCCAGGGTCCGGGTGGCCCGCCTCGAGGGGGGCCGGTGGCGGGAGGTCCGGGACGAGGTGGCCGTGGAGGCCCCCCTGGAGATCCGGCTGCGCTACCGGGACGAGGTGGCCTCCCTGGGGGTGGTCCTCCGCACCCCGGGGCAGGACGCGGAGCTCGCCGCGGGCCTCCTCTACACCGAAGGCCTCCTCCAAGACCCCAAGGAGGTCCTCGCCATCGCCCCCTGCGCGGAGGGAAGCCTTCCCCTTGAGGCGCGGGAAGGGGTCATCCAGGTCTTCCTGCGCCACCCCCTCCCGCCCCCGCCCAGGCGCCACCTCGCCCTCACCGCCGCCTGCGGGGCCTGCGGCCGGGAGGCCCTCCCCGACCCGGAAAGGCTCGGCCTCTCCCCTCCCCCGCCCCTGGCGGTGGACCCCGACCTCCTCCTCGCCCTGCCCGAGCGCCTGGGGGAGGCCCAGCGCCTCTTCCGCGCCACCGGGGGCCTCCACGCCGCCGCCCTCTTTGACCGGGAGGGGCGGCTCGTCGCCTTGCGGGAGGACGTGGGCCGGCACAACGCCCTGGACAAGCTCATCGGCTGGGCCTTCCTTCGGGGGAAGCTCCCCCTCCACGACCACATCCTCCTGGTGAGCGGCCGGGCGGGGTACGAGCTCCTGGTGAAGGCGGTGGCGGCGGGCATCCCCGTCTTCTGCGCCGTCTCCGCCCCCACGAGCCTGGCCGTGGCCCTGGCCCAGGCCTACGGCCTCACCCTGGTGGGCTTCCTGCGCCCGGGGCGGATGAACGTCTACGCCGGGCGGGAGCGGGTGGGCCCGCCTCGAGGGCCCGCCTAG
- a CDS encoding FdhF/YdeP family oxidoreductase encodes MEALKGRRSRELRRLGRLPYPMLRRKGERGFRRVSWDEALGLAAEYLRRHLPEGAFFYLTSRGVPNETYYVVQKAVRALGCNHVDNAARVCHSPSTVVLKEALGVAATTCSYTDLIGTDLVVFLGSNVANNQPVMMKYLYHAKKAGTKVAVVNPYREPGMERYFVPSDLESALFGTRIADRFFQILPGGDIAFLHGAAKWMLEEGWVDPGFIRAHTAGFEEYKAFLKAIPFAELEKAAGVSREEMRAFAEMVGRAERAVFVWGMGITQHTHGEDNVRAIVNLALLKGFVGREGCGLMPIRGHSGVQGGAEMGAYATAFPGGLPVNPENARRLAELWGFPVPDRPGLTTPEALDRALEGRLGVLWAIGGDFREVMPDPEAVEEALGRVPLRVHQDIVLSSQMLLEPGECVLLLPATTRYEVPGGVTETSTERRVIFSPEIPGPRPPEARPEWEVFQELVHRLRPELKDRFRFASTAEVREEIARVIPLYEGIQRLKAKGDQFQYGGRRLCEGWRFPTPDGKAHFRPVPLPQKEVPEGAFRVVTRRGKQFNSMVHEDQDPLTGAFRDAVYMNPKDAARLGLKPGDPVVLENAFGRYAGRVYLAEVKEGTLEVHWPEGNVLVDPKARSPLAHIPAYKEILAHVRRGEAEAPSPLRP; translated from the coding sequence GTGGAGGCCCTGAAGGGGAGGAGGAGCCGGGAGCTCCGGCGCCTCGGCCGCCTCCCCTACCCCATGCTCCGGCGGAAGGGGGAAAGGGGCTTCCGGCGCGTCTCCTGGGACGAGGCCCTGGGGCTTGCCGCGGAGTACCTCAGGCGCCACCTCCCCGAGGGGGCCTTCTTCTACCTCACGAGCCGGGGCGTGCCCAACGAGACCTACTACGTGGTGCAAAAGGCGGTGCGGGCCCTGGGGTGCAACCACGTGGACAACGCCGCCCGCGTCTGCCACTCCCCCTCCACCGTGGTCCTCAAGGAGGCCCTCGGGGTGGCGGCCACCACCTGCAGCTACACCGACCTCATCGGCACCGACCTGGTGGTCTTCCTGGGCTCCAACGTGGCCAACAACCAGCCGGTGATGATGAAGTACCTCTACCACGCCAAAAAGGCGGGGACCAAGGTGGCGGTGGTGAACCCCTACCGGGAGCCCGGGATGGAGCGCTACTTCGTGCCCTCGGACCTGGAAAGCGCCCTCTTCGGCACGAGGATTGCCGACCGCTTCTTCCAGATCCTCCCCGGCGGGGACATCGCCTTCCTCCACGGGGCGGCCAAGTGGATGCTGGAAGAGGGCTGGGTGGACCCCGGGTTCATCCGGGCCCACACCGCGGGCTTTGAGGAGTACAAGGCCTTCCTCAAGGCCATCCCCTTCGCCGAGCTGGAAAAGGCGGCGGGCGTCTCCCGCGAGGAGATGCGGGCCTTCGCCGAGATGGTGGGCCGGGCGGAGCGGGCCGTCTTCGTCTGGGGGATGGGGATCACCCAGCACACCCACGGGGAGGACAACGTGCGGGCCATCGTCAACCTCGCCCTCCTCAAGGGCTTCGTGGGGCGGGAGGGGTGCGGCCTCATGCCCATCCGCGGCCACTCCGGGGTCCAAGGGGGGGCGGAGATGGGGGCCTACGCCACCGCCTTCCCCGGGGGGCTTCCCGTGAACCCGGAGAACGCCCGGAGGCTTGCCGAGCTCTGGGGCTTCCCCGTCCCGGACCGCCCCGGCCTCACCACCCCGGAGGCCCTGGACCGGGCCCTCGAGGGGAGGCTCGGGGTCCTGTGGGCCATCGGGGGAGACTTCCGCGAGGTCATGCCCGACCCTGAGGCCGTGGAGGAGGCCTTGGGGCGCGTCCCCCTCAGGGTCCACCAGGACATCGTCCTCTCCAGCCAGATGCTCCTGGAGCCCGGGGAGTGCGTCCTCCTCCTCCCCGCCACCACCCGCTACGAGGTCCCGGGCGGGGTCACGGAGACCAGCACGGAAAGGCGCGTGATCTTCAGCCCCGAGATCCCGGGCCCGAGGCCCCCGGAGGCGCGGCCCGAGTGGGAGGTCTTCCAGGAGCTCGTCCACCGCCTGCGCCCCGAGCTCAAGGACCGCTTCCGCTTCGCCTCCACCGCCGAGGTCCGCGAGGAGATCGCCCGGGTCATCCCCCTTTACGAGGGGATCCAGCGCCTCAAGGCCAAGGGGGACCAGTTCCAGTACGGGGGGAGGCGCCTCTGCGAGGGCTGGCGCTTCCCCACCCCCGACGGGAAGGCCCACTTCCGCCCCGTGCCCCTGCCCCAAAAGGAGGTCCCCGAGGGGGCCTTCCGCGTGGTCACCCGCCGGGGGAAGCAGTTCAACTCCATGGTCCACGAGGACCAGGACCCTCTCACCGGGGCCTTCCGGGACGCGGTCTACATGAACCCCAAGGACGCCGCCCGCCTGGGCCTGAAGCCCGGGGACCCGGTGGTGCTGGAAAACGCCTTCGGCCGCTACGCCGGCCGGGTCTACTTGGCGGAGGTCAAGGAGGGCACCCTGGAGGTCCACTGGCCTGAGGGAAACGTCCTGGTGGACCCCAAGGCCCGCTCCCCCCTGGCCCACATCCCGGCCTACAAGGAGATCCTCGCCCACGTGCGGCGGGGGGAGGCGGAGGCCCCTTCCCCGCTCCGGCCATGA
- a CDS encoding TRAP transporter small permease — protein MSLWEKALGAAFRLAELLAALMGLFILLVILAQVAGRYLGFVVPSALEMAGFATAGLIFLGLAPTLRAGGHIRVGLLLRRLPPGPRRVAESLSLGLGLLAALYAGLQAWLRVGESYRFGDLAPGLLPLPLWLPQTFLALGLTFFALALLEAFLRALKGVAP, from the coding sequence ATGAGCCTTTGGGAAAAGGCCCTGGGGGCGGCCTTTCGCCTGGCCGAACTTCTCGCCGCCCTCATGGGCCTCTTCATCCTCCTGGTCATCCTAGCCCAGGTGGCGGGGCGGTACCTGGGCTTCGTGGTGCCCTCCGCCCTGGAGATGGCGGGCTTCGCCACCGCCGGGCTCATCTTCCTGGGCCTGGCTCCCACCCTGCGGGCAGGGGGGCACATCCGGGTGGGGCTCCTCCTCAGGCGGCTTCCCCCGGGGCCGAGGCGCGTGGCCGAGAGCCTGAGCCTTGGCCTTGGCCTCCTGGCCGCCCTTTACGCGGGCCTTCAAGCCTGGCTTAGGGTGGGGGAAAGCTACCGCTTCGGCGACCTGGCCCCGGGGCTCTTGCCCCTACCCCTCTGGCTTCCCCAAACCTTCCTGGCCCTAGGCCTCACCTTCTTCGCCCTGGCCCTCCTCGAGGCCTTCCTCCGGGCCCTGAAGGGGGTGGCCCCGTGA
- a CDS encoding ABC transporter permease, translated as MRGLRVRLWQGGLLLGLLLLWEWASRTGRIDPFFFSYPSEIASRVFRWFATGEIYPHLYVTTVEMLLAFALGTLLGVALGLWLALAPGPAAVLDPYIKALNAIPRVVLAPIFTLWFGLGILSKVALGITLVFFVAFFNTYQGVKEVPPVVLQNARLLGARRSHLLRHVYLPAAASWIFSSLRTSIGFAVIGAVVGEYLGSAAGLGYLIAQAEGVFDTTGVFAGMVVLMAFVLVLDALVGAVERRLLVWRPKEREGGTA; from the coding sequence ATGCGGGGGCTTAGGGTGAGGCTCTGGCAAGGGGGGCTCCTTTTGGGCCTCCTCCTCCTCTGGGAGTGGGCCTCGAGGACGGGCCGCATTGACCCCTTCTTCTTCTCCTACCCCTCGGAGATCGCCTCCAGGGTCTTCCGCTGGTTCGCCACCGGGGAGATCTACCCCCACCTCTACGTGACCACGGTGGAGATGCTCCTGGCCTTCGCCCTGGGCACCCTCCTCGGCGTGGCCCTGGGGCTTTGGCTCGCCCTGGCCCCGGGGCCTGCGGCGGTCCTGGACCCCTACATCAAGGCCCTGAACGCCATCCCCCGGGTGGTCCTCGCCCCCATCTTCACCCTCTGGTTCGGCCTCGGGATCCTCTCCAAGGTGGCCCTGGGCATCACCCTGGTCTTCTTCGTGGCCTTCTTCAACACCTACCAGGGGGTGAAGGAGGTGCCCCCCGTGGTCCTGCAGAACGCCAGGCTCCTCGGGGCGAGGCGCTCCCACCTCCTGCGCCACGTCTACCTCCCCGCGGCGGCGAGCTGGATCTTCAGTTCCCTGAGGACCTCCATCGGCTTCGCCGTCATCGGGGCCGTGGTGGGGGAGTACCTGGGGAGCGCCGCGGGCCTCGGCTACCTCATCGCCCAGGCGGAGGGGGTCTTTGACACCACCGGAGTCTTCGCCGGGATGGTGGTCCTCATGGCCTTCGTCCTGGTGCTGGACGCCCTGGTGGGGGCGGTGGAGAGGCGGCTCCTCGTGTGGCGGCCCAAGGAACGGGAAGGAGGTACGGCATGA